The Catenuloplanes niger genome includes a window with the following:
- a CDS encoding sugar ABC transporter ATP-binding protein, with protein sequence MTPLLEATGVRKDFPGVRALRDMHLELRHNEVLALVGENGAGKSTLMKVLTGALRPDAGTFRLDGEPLDPRRAEARGISIIHQEFNLMPDLTVAQNVLIGREPRTLGMFVDERRLNARTGELLDRLGLPLDPRARVGDLTVAHQQMVEIAKALSHDARVLIMDEPTAALNDAEVAVLHGLIRRFTGPRTGVVYISHRMDELTRISDRITVIRDGGYIGTVRTADARLPQVIAMMVGRELDLGATPAGVREDRAPVLTVRGLATKRLLRDISFEVREGEILGVAGLMGAGRTELGRAIVGADPISAGTIGVRGRTVRIKNPAQAAAAGVGYLSEDRKRFGLLLDQSVAANITIGSLGRPLSRGGLVDDGRVRATAERYVDSLKIKTPGVRQEVRHLSGGNQQKVVIARWLAKDCDVLIVDEPTRGIDVGAKEEIYQLLNELAGQGRAIVMISSELPEILRMAHRVLVMSGGRLTGELSAAEATQERIMHLATQREA encoded by the coding sequence ATGACGCCTCTCCTCGAGGCGACCGGCGTGCGCAAGGACTTTCCCGGCGTACGGGCGCTGCGTGACATGCACCTGGAGTTGCGGCACAACGAGGTGCTGGCGCTGGTCGGGGAGAACGGCGCGGGCAAGTCCACGCTGATGAAGGTGCTGACCGGCGCGCTTCGGCCGGACGCCGGCACGTTCCGGCTGGACGGCGAGCCGCTCGATCCACGGCGGGCGGAGGCGCGCGGGATCAGCATCATCCATCAGGAGTTCAACCTGATGCCGGACCTGACCGTGGCGCAGAACGTCCTGATCGGACGCGAGCCACGTACCCTCGGGATGTTCGTCGACGAGCGCCGGCTCAACGCGCGCACCGGGGAGCTGCTGGACCGGCTGGGCCTGCCGCTGGACCCGCGGGCGCGGGTCGGCGACCTGACCGTGGCGCACCAGCAGATGGTCGAGATCGCGAAGGCGCTGTCCCACGACGCCCGCGTGCTGATCATGGATGAGCCCACGGCCGCGCTCAACGACGCCGAGGTGGCGGTGCTGCACGGGCTGATCCGCCGGTTCACCGGCCCGCGCACCGGCGTCGTCTACATCTCGCACCGGATGGACGAGCTGACCCGGATCTCCGACCGGATCACGGTGATCCGCGACGGCGGCTACATCGGCACGGTGCGCACCGCGGACGCCCGGCTCCCCCAGGTCATCGCCATGATGGTGGGCCGGGAACTGGACCTGGGCGCGACTCCGGCGGGCGTCCGCGAGGACCGCGCACCGGTGCTGACCGTCCGCGGGCTCGCCACGAAACGGTTGCTGAGGGACATCTCGTTCGAGGTACGCGAGGGTGAGATCCTCGGCGTCGCGGGCCTGATGGGCGCGGGCCGCACCGAGCTCGGGCGCGCGATCGTCGGCGCCGACCCGATCTCGGCCGGCACGATCGGCGTCCGCGGCCGTACCGTGCGGATCAAGAATCCGGCACAGGCCGCCGCGGCGGGCGTCGGCTACCTCTCCGAGGACCGCAAGCGCTTCGGCCTGCTGCTGGACCAGTCCGTGGCGGCGAACATCACGATCGGTTCGCTCGGCCGTCCGCTGTCCCGGGGCGGCCTGGTCGACGACGGCCGGGTGCGCGCCACGGCCGAGCGGTACGTCGACTCCCTGAAGATCAAGACACCGGGGGTACGCCAGGAGGTGCGCCACCTCTCCGGCGGCAACCAGCAGAAGGTGGTCATCGCCCGGTGGCTGGCCAAGGACTGCGACGTGTTGATCGTCGACGAGCCGACCCGCGGCATCGACGTGGGCGCCAAGGAGGAGATCTACCAGCTGCTCAACGAGCTGGCCGGGCAGGGCCGCGCGATCGTCATGATCAGCTCGGAGCTGCCGGAGATCCTGCGGATGGCGCACCGGGTGCTGGTGATGAGCGGTGGCCGGCTCACCGGCGAGCTGTCCGCGGCCGAGGCCACCCAGGAACGCATCATGCACCTGGCCACGCAGCGGGAGGCATGA
- a CDS encoding ABC transporter permease — protein sequence MIARLQQLLAFAGLIVIAAFFAVATPSFGTYGNVVNILFSTVVIGLLALGTTFVIVTGGIDLSIGTGMALCAVMSGTFVVTWGLPWPLGVLLAVLFGGLIGLVNGVSTARFGLPPFIATLATMLVAQGLALVVSESTPIYFNDSPGYLLLSTGTLIPEFPNAVLVLIAATAVAAVLLRRGVLGRYAFAMGSNEEATALSGIDVTRWKIAVYTLAGLFTGLAGVMISARLGSAQPATGAGYELQAIAAVVIGGTSLSGGRGSIAGTVIGALIISVLNNGLQLLSIPQEWQNVVLGVVILIAVYADMARRRAVVVH from the coding sequence GTGATCGCCCGGCTCCAGCAACTGCTCGCGTTCGCCGGCCTGATCGTCATCGCGGCGTTCTTCGCGGTGGCCACGCCCTCGTTCGGCACCTACGGCAACGTGGTCAACATCCTGTTCTCCACCGTGGTGATCGGGCTGCTGGCACTGGGCACCACGTTCGTGATCGTGACCGGCGGCATCGACCTGTCGATCGGCACCGGCATGGCGCTGTGCGCGGTCATGTCCGGCACGTTCGTCGTCACCTGGGGCCTGCCGTGGCCGCTCGGGGTGCTGCTCGCGGTGCTGTTCGGCGGCCTGATCGGGCTGGTCAACGGCGTCAGCACGGCACGGTTCGGGCTGCCGCCGTTCATCGCCACGCTCGCCACCATGCTGGTCGCGCAGGGGCTGGCGCTGGTCGTCTCGGAGAGCACCCCGATCTACTTCAACGACTCCCCCGGCTACCTGCTGCTGTCCACCGGCACGCTCATCCCGGAGTTCCCGAACGCGGTGCTGGTGCTGATCGCCGCGACCGCGGTGGCGGCCGTGCTGCTGCGCCGCGGCGTGCTCGGCCGGTACGCGTTCGCGATGGGCAGCAACGAGGAGGCCACCGCGCTGTCCGGCATCGACGTGACCCGCTGGAAGATCGCCGTCTACACGCTGGCCGGGCTGTTCACCGGCCTGGCCGGCGTGATGATCTCGGCGCGGCTCGGCTCCGCGCAGCCGGCCACCGGCGCCGGCTACGAACTGCAGGCGATCGCCGCCGTGGTGATCGGCGGCACCTCGCTGTCCGGCGGCCGCGGTTCGATCGCCGGCACGGTGATCGGCGCGCTGATCATCTCGGTGCTCAACAACGGCCTCCAGCTGCTGTCCATCCCGCAGGAGTGGCAGAACGTGGTCCTCGGGGTCGTCATCCTCATCGCCGTCTACGCCGACATGGCACGGCGCCGGGCGGTCGTCGTCCACTAA
- a CDS encoding ABC transporter substrate-binding protein, with the protein MRRRQLLIGGLAVAGLAACNRDSGAAGDGPYVAIVAKGFQHQFWQAVKSGAEREAARAGATITFEGPATEKEVEAQITMLTNAIAKRPDAIGFAALDSKAAEGLLQQAKAQNIPVIAFDSGVDSQVPLTTAATDNLAAAAEAATHMSELIGGTGTVALVVHDQTSLTGQQRRDGFTRWMAENAPGVRLLPVQYGDGDQARSADITKSILSANPDVTGIYGANEGSAIGVVRGVQESGRTGVTIVGFDSGKAQLDAIRSGLMAGAITQNPVGMGAALITAALTAIRGEPLEKTIDTGYFWYDRTNIDTPEIQAVLYQ; encoded by the coding sequence ATGCGCAGACGTCAGCTGCTGATCGGCGGTCTGGCCGTGGCCGGGCTCGCGGCCTGCAACCGCGACTCCGGCGCCGCCGGCGACGGACCGTACGTCGCGATCGTCGCCAAGGGCTTCCAGCACCAGTTCTGGCAGGCGGTCAAGTCGGGCGCGGAGCGGGAGGCGGCCCGCGCCGGCGCGACCATCACGTTCGAGGGACCGGCCACCGAGAAGGAGGTCGAGGCCCAGATCACCATGCTCACCAACGCGATCGCCAAACGCCCGGACGCGATCGGCTTCGCCGCGCTCGACTCCAAGGCCGCCGAGGGCCTGCTCCAGCAGGCGAAGGCGCAGAACATCCCGGTGATCGCGTTCGACTCCGGCGTCGACTCGCAGGTGCCGCTGACCACCGCCGCCACCGACAACCTCGCGGCCGCCGCCGAGGCCGCCACGCACATGTCCGAGCTGATCGGCGGCACCGGCACGGTGGCGCTGGTCGTGCACGACCAGACCAGCCTGACCGGGCAGCAGCGACGCGACGGCTTCACCCGCTGGATGGCCGAGAACGCGCCGGGCGTACGGCTGCTGCCGGTCCAGTACGGCGACGGCGACCAGGCCCGCTCCGCCGACATCACCAAGTCGATCCTGAGCGCGAACCCGGACGTCACCGGCATCTACGGCGCCAACGAGGGCTCCGCCATCGGCGTGGTCCGCGGCGTCCAGGAATCCGGCCGTACCGGCGTGACGATCGTCGGTTTCGACTCCGGCAAGGCCCAGCTGGACGCGATCCGATCCGGCCTGATGGCCGGCGCGATCACCCAGAACCCGGTCGGCATGGGCGCCGCGCTCATCACGGCCGCCCTCACGGCGATCCGCGGCGAGCCGCTGGAGAAGACCATCGACACCGGCTACTTCTGGTACGACCGGACGAACATCGACACCCCGGAGATCCAGGCGGTGCTGTACCAGTAG
- a CDS encoding catalase has product MSDVERATVIRAIEAMEKHTATVPGYRRAHPRGVLFHATFTPAPDVATLTTAEHLAGPPVTALVRLSAAPGNPHAPERKPDGRGTTLGLGIRFDLPAGGHATWAAASIPAFPARTPEEFIKVTKLQNPATGKPSPWILAHAATHRHIVPGLRAIAGMPVMASFATTRYHGLHAYFLVAPDGSRRAFRYSWLPDAGEVTLTDEERPPHYLVDEILRRGTASWSLTFTLAEPGDPTDDVTARWPDSRETVRAGTLRLDAAVEDQAGLDATVFDPTGVVPGIELSDDPILHFRSQVYGESFTRRTHEDRG; this is encoded by the coding sequence GTGTCGGACGTCGAGCGCGCGACGGTCATCCGCGCCATCGAGGCCATGGAGAAGCACACCGCGACCGTGCCGGGATATCGGCGGGCGCACCCGCGTGGTGTCCTCTTCCACGCCACGTTCACCCCTGCGCCGGATGTCGCGACGCTGACCACGGCCGAGCATCTGGCCGGCCCGCCGGTCACCGCGCTGGTCCGGCTGTCCGCCGCACCGGGCAACCCGCACGCGCCGGAGCGCAAGCCGGACGGCCGGGGCACCACGCTCGGGCTGGGCATCCGCTTCGACCTGCCGGCCGGCGGGCACGCCACCTGGGCCGCGGCCAGCATCCCCGCGTTCCCGGCCCGGACGCCGGAGGAGTTCATCAAGGTCACGAAGCTGCAGAACCCGGCGACCGGCAAGCCGAGCCCGTGGATCCTGGCGCACGCCGCCACCCACCGGCACATCGTGCCCGGCCTCCGGGCGATCGCCGGCATGCCGGTCATGGCCAGCTTCGCGACCACCCGCTACCACGGGCTGCACGCGTACTTCCTGGTCGCGCCGGACGGTTCGCGGCGCGCGTTCCGGTACAGCTGGCTGCCGGACGCGGGCGAGGTGACGCTCACCGACGAGGAGCGCCCACCGCACTACCTGGTCGACGAGATCCTGCGGCGCGGTACGGCGTCCTGGAGCCTGACGTTCACCCTGGCGGAGCCGGGTGATCCGACCGACGACGTGACCGCCCGGTGGCCGGACTCCCGCGAGACGGTGCGGGCGGGCACCCTGCGCCTCGACGCCGCGGTCGAGGACCAGGCCGGGCTGGACGCGACCGTGTTCGACCCGACCGGCGTCGTCCCCGGCATCGAACTGTCCGACGACCCGATCCTGCACTTCCGGTCCCAGGTGTACGGCGAGTCCTTCACCCGCCGCACCCACGAGGACCGCGGCTGA
- a CDS encoding NAD(P)H-dependent oxidoreductase encodes MTITHPPKPGAAHWIYAHPRRGSFNDRLFRAGIEELSTRYDVATSDLNAQRFDPVLGERDLGDLAAKPGNIAELAGEAYAAGRLPDDVRAEQAKLAAAELVVVQFPLWWYGPPAILKGWFDRVLTSGFAYGDHDTERNVPRRYGDGGLTGRRALVVVTAGDDAGTLGPRGISGDLESLLFPLTHGILWYVGIEPLDLHVVHDADTLDADAVDHEIDRLRERLRTVGTETPIRFRRLRDGDYRESRALRADLFPGRTDLGIHINPAPARPAPAPRDRDPAAVAPPAAR; translated from the coding sequence ATGACGATCACGCACCCGCCGAAGCCCGGCGCCGCCCACTGGATCTACGCGCACCCGCGCCGCGGATCCTTCAACGACCGCCTCTTCCGGGCGGGGATCGAGGAGCTGTCCACCCGGTACGACGTGGCGACGTCCGACCTGAACGCCCAGCGCTTCGACCCCGTGCTGGGCGAGCGCGACCTCGGTGACCTCGCCGCGAAGCCCGGGAACATCGCGGAACTGGCCGGCGAGGCCTACGCCGCGGGCCGGCTGCCCGACGACGTCCGCGCGGAACAGGCCAAGCTCGCCGCGGCGGAACTTGTCGTGGTGCAGTTCCCGCTGTGGTGGTACGGGCCGCCGGCCATCCTCAAAGGCTGGTTCGACCGCGTCCTGACCAGCGGCTTCGCCTACGGCGACCACGACACCGAGCGGAACGTGCCACGACGGTACGGCGACGGCGGCCTCACCGGCCGGCGGGCCCTCGTCGTGGTGACCGCGGGCGACGACGCCGGCACCCTGGGCCCCCGCGGCATCAGCGGCGACCTGGAGTCCCTGCTCTTCCCGCTCACCCACGGCATCCTCTGGTACGTCGGCATCGAGCCCCTCGACCTGCACGTCGTGCACGACGCCGACACGCTCGACGCCGACGCGGTCGACCACGAGATCGACCGCCTCCGGGAACGACTCCGCACCGTCGGCACGGAGACGCCGATCCGGTTCCGCCGCCTGCGCGACGGCGACTACCGCGAGTCCCGAGCCCTCCGCGCGGATCTCTTCCCCGGCCGCACCGACCTCGGCATCCACATCAACCCCGCGCCCGCCCGGCCGGCCCCCGCCCCGCGCGACCGCGACCCGGCAGCGGTGGCGCCACCGGCCGCGCGGTAG
- a CDS encoding TetR/AcrR family transcriptional regulator, protein MSDAPPRRRLSKVDRHAQLLDVARELIRDAGTDELTLGRLAERAGVTKPLVYDHFGDRAGLLAELYRAFDARQRETLEAAIERVERTLPAVAGVVAAAYIDCCVAEGQEMADVVAALAGSSTLSRVRQEAEEAYVAMCRAALEPLAGPLDAAGLHAFVGAADALARTVLAGRIGAARARAVLTRVLIAIALDPTEVTS, encoded by the coding sequence ATGAGCGACGCACCACCGCGCCGGCGGCTGTCGAAAGTAGACCGGCACGCGCAACTACTGGACGTGGCGCGGGAGCTGATCCGCGACGCCGGGACGGACGAGCTCACCCTCGGGCGGCTCGCCGAGCGTGCCGGCGTGACCAAACCGCTGGTGTACGACCACTTCGGTGACCGGGCGGGACTGCTCGCCGAGCTGTACCGCGCCTTCGACGCCCGGCAGCGGGAGACGCTCGAGGCGGCCATCGAGCGGGTCGAGCGCACCCTGCCCGCGGTGGCCGGCGTGGTCGCGGCCGCGTACATCGACTGCTGCGTCGCGGAGGGCCAGGAGATGGCCGACGTCGTCGCGGCACTCGCCGGCTCGTCGACCCTCAGCCGGGTCCGTCAGGAGGCCGAGGAGGCCTACGTCGCCATGTGCCGCGCGGCGCTGGAACCCCTCGCCGGCCCGCTCGACGCGGCCGGGCTGCACGCGTTCGTCGGCGCCGCCGACGCGCTGGCCCGCACCGTGCTCGCCGGCCGGATCGGCGCCGCCCGGGCGCGCGCCGTGCTCACCCGCGTCCTCATCGCCATCGCTCTCGACCCGACAGAGGTGACGTCATGA
- a CDS encoding cytochrome P450 — protein sequence MSGTRSFRPSWRTSLGPRIPLRDEIFVGDPGGAEEPEEGEHHRQPSWATDVLDSMMRYTLDVTSGLAMGHDLNSLESTGEGLHRRLPMLFPTFARRINSPFPYWRRFKLPQDHRLDATVDEIKALVKEHFAHARTRVAAGEPPANFLEALVKPLENESGITDEEVFGNVLTMLLAGEDTTSSTAAWALHFLAEHPDIAAKVRAEADEVLGDQRVPGDPATIGRLRYAEAVVHEVLRLQPVAPMAGLQNLRDMTVALSDGHELFLPANTPIVVLMSYGARRDTTRFPDADVFRPERWLDGRLPAEALPFAPFGSGPRFCPGRNLALIEAAMVTSVLGRHFDLAGDRTAGMVRERMSFSAYPVNLRLHVQARRAAWNSANPGSAVR from the coding sequence ATGTCCGGGACTCGCTCGTTTCGCCCCTCATGGAGGACGAGCCTCGGACCACGAATCCCCCTTCGGGACGAGATATTCGTTGGCGACCCGGGCGGAGCCGAGGAACCTGAGGAGGGTGAACACCATCGTCAACCTTCCTGGGCCACCGACGTCCTGGACAGCATGATGCGTTACACGCTTGACGTGACCTCGGGCCTGGCGATGGGCCACGACCTCAATTCACTGGAGAGCACCGGTGAAGGCCTGCACCGCCGGCTCCCGATGCTCTTTCCCACGTTCGCCCGGCGGATCAACTCGCCGTTTCCCTACTGGCGCCGCTTCAAGCTGCCACAGGATCACCGGCTGGACGCGACCGTCGATGAGATCAAGGCCCTGGTCAAGGAACACTTCGCGCACGCAAGGACACGGGTGGCAGCAGGCGAGCCACCGGCCAACTTCCTCGAAGCGCTGGTGAAACCATTGGAGAACGAGTCGGGCATCACGGACGAGGAGGTTTTCGGCAACGTCCTGACGATGCTGCTGGCGGGTGAGGACACCACCTCGTCGACCGCCGCGTGGGCGCTGCACTTCCTGGCCGAGCACCCGGACATCGCTGCGAAGGTCCGGGCCGAGGCCGACGAGGTGCTCGGCGATCAGCGGGTGCCCGGCGACCCGGCGACAATCGGCCGTTTGAGGTATGCCGAGGCGGTCGTCCACGAGGTCCTGCGGCTCCAGCCGGTCGCACCCATGGCAGGTCTGCAGAACCTCCGGGACATGACCGTTGCCCTGAGCGACGGGCACGAGTTGTTCCTGCCCGCGAACACGCCGATTGTCGTGCTCATGTCCTACGGTGCTCGCCGCGACACGACCCGGTTCCCCGACGCCGACGTGTTCCGTCCCGAACGTTGGCTGGACGGCAGGCTGCCCGCCGAGGCGCTCCCGTTCGCGCCGTTCGGCAGCGGACCGCGATTCTGTCCCGGTCGTAACCTGGCCCTGATCGAGGCGGCCATGGTCACCTCGGTCCTGGGCCGCCATTTCGACCTCGCCGGAGACCGCACAGCTGGCATGGTCCGCGAACGAATGTCGTTCTCGGCCTACCCGGTCAACCTGCGTCTGCATGTCCAGGCCCGACGTGCCGCCTGGAACAGCGCGAACCCGGGCTCAGCGGTCCGGTAA
- a CDS encoding sulfite exporter TauE/SafE family protein, which produces MSGWAYALLSVTVVLAGCLQGSIGFGMGMVAAPVVAIVDPTLLPGMLIMLAAVLTLIVTIRERDSINLAGAGWALAGRVPGTAAGVALVALLPRTWLSLLLGAVIIFGVVSAIGGWSPEPTRRTTALAGAASGMLGTATSIGGPPMALVWQRSTGAGLRGTMSTFFLAGSLMSLAGLLAAGQIGPATLRTTLWFLPATLAGYLLSRYVNRFMSRARLRATAIVTSLAGATALIVNQLV; this is translated from the coding sequence GTGAGCGGCTGGGCCTACGCGCTGCTGTCCGTCACCGTCGTCCTGGCCGGCTGCCTGCAGGGCTCGATCGGCTTCGGCATGGGCATGGTCGCCGCCCCGGTCGTCGCCATCGTCGATCCCACGTTGCTGCCCGGCATGCTGATCATGCTGGCCGCCGTCCTCACGCTGATCGTGACGATCCGCGAGCGCGACTCGATCAATCTCGCCGGCGCCGGCTGGGCCCTCGCCGGCCGGGTCCCCGGCACCGCCGCCGGCGTGGCGCTGGTCGCGCTGCTGCCGCGCACCTGGCTGTCGCTGCTGCTCGGCGCCGTCATCATCTTCGGCGTCGTCTCCGCCATCGGCGGCTGGTCCCCGGAACCCACCCGCCGCACCACCGCGCTGGCCGGCGCCGCCTCCGGCATGCTCGGCACCGCCACCTCCATCGGCGGCCCACCCATGGCCCTGGTGTGGCAGCGCTCCACCGGCGCCGGCCTGCGCGGCACCATGTCCACGTTCTTCCTGGCCGGCTCGCTGATGTCGCTGGCCGGCCTGCTCGCCGCCGGCCAGATCGGCCCGGCCACGCTGCGCACCACGCTGTGGTTCCTGCCCGCGACCCTGGCCGGCTATCTGCTGTCCCGATACGTCAACCGGTTCATGAGCCGCGCCCGGCTGCGCGCCACCGCGATCGTCACCTCGCTGGCCGGCGCCACCGCGCTGATCGTCAACCAGCTCGTCTAA
- a CDS encoding ABC transporter ATP-binding protein yields the protein MTLLDVQGITKTFQVPKGRLRALDGIDLRLAKGETLGLVGESGCGKSTLARTLMLLERPDSGTVRFGGVDPFALRKADLLRHRRRVQMVFQDPYASLNPRLTAADIIAEPWRTHKDLYSSARERAARVAELLHLVGLRPSDANRYPQEFSGGQRQRLGIARALALGPDVVICDEPVSALDLSVQAQVLNLLNRLQRQLGVSYLFISHDLSVVRHVADRVAVMYLGRIVETGTTAEVFGNPRHPYTKALLSAAPTLRRTDREKKERILLTGELPSPIDPPSGCRFRTRCWQATDVCARTPPPVSVVDGHAAECHFPLTLADAAR from the coding sequence ATGACTCTGCTGGACGTTCAGGGGATCACCAAGACGTTCCAGGTGCCCAAGGGCCGGCTGCGGGCGCTCGACGGCATCGACCTGCGGCTGGCGAAGGGCGAGACGCTCGGACTGGTCGGTGAGTCCGGCTGCGGCAAGTCCACGCTGGCCCGCACGCTGATGCTGCTGGAACGCCCGGACTCCGGCACGGTCCGGTTCGGCGGCGTCGACCCGTTCGCGCTGCGCAAGGCCGACCTGCTGCGTCACCGGCGGCGGGTGCAGATGGTGTTCCAGGACCCGTACGCCTCGCTCAACCCCCGGCTCACCGCGGCCGACATCATCGCGGAGCCGTGGCGTACCCACAAGGATCTGTACTCCTCCGCGCGGGAGCGCGCCGCCCGCGTCGCCGAACTGCTCCATCTGGTCGGCCTGCGCCCCAGCGACGCCAACCGGTACCCGCAGGAGTTCTCCGGCGGCCAGCGGCAGCGGCTCGGCATCGCCCGCGCGCTCGCGCTCGGCCCGGACGTGGTCATCTGCGACGAGCCGGTGTCCGCCCTGGACCTGTCCGTGCAGGCGCAGGTGCTGAACCTGCTCAACCGGCTCCAGCGGCAGCTCGGCGTGTCGTACCTGTTCATCTCGCACGACCTGTCCGTGGTCCGGCACGTCGCGGACCGGGTCGCGGTCATGTACCTCGGCCGGATCGTCGAGACCGGCACCACCGCCGAGGTCTTCGGCAACCCGCGCCACCCGTACACCAAGGCGCTGCTCTCCGCCGCGCCCACGCTGCGCCGCACCGACCGGGAGAAGAAGGAGCGGATCCTGCTCACCGGCGAGCTGCCGTCGCCGATCGACCCGCCGTCCGGCTGCCGCTTCCGCACCCGCTGCTGGCAGGCCACCGACGTCTGCGCGCGCACGCCGCCGCCGGTGTCCGTCGTGGACGGTCACGCCGCCGAGTGCCACTTCCCGCTGACGCTCGCCGACGCGGCACGGTGA
- a CDS encoding ABC transporter ATP-binding protein, whose product MSTHTADAPPGTGRGDTVGMRVDGLTVDLHTPRGTVRAVDGVSFTAHRGRTLALLGESGCGKSMTAQAVVGLLEPIAEVTGGTIDIDGEDLLTVSRKRRRQLAGPALSIVFQDALTALNPVVKVGVQLAEPYRIHRKMSARAARAEAIELMRHVGIPEPESRADSYPHQFSGGMRQRLLIAMAVALSPKVLIADEPTTALDVTVQAQILALLARLRREHDMAVILITHDLSVVAEEADTVAVMYSGRIVETGPVTDVFEDPRHPYTRGLLESVPVDAERGADLRSIPGSPPDLFSVPPGCPYQARCPLVMDVCRTDRPALTDHGGRAVACHAAEGAR is encoded by the coding sequence ATGAGCACGCACACCGCGGACGCGCCGCCCGGAACCGGTCGCGGCGACACGGTCGGCATGCGGGTCGACGGGCTCACCGTCGACCTGCACACCCCGCGCGGCACCGTGCGCGCGGTCGACGGCGTCAGCTTCACCGCGCACCGCGGGCGGACGCTGGCGCTGCTCGGCGAGTCCGGCTGCGGCAAGAGCATGACCGCGCAGGCCGTGGTCGGGCTGCTCGAACCGATCGCGGAGGTCACCGGCGGCACGATCGACATCGACGGCGAGGACCTGCTGACGGTGAGCCGCAAACGCCGCCGCCAGCTCGCCGGCCCGGCGCTGTCCATCGTCTTCCAGGACGCGCTCACCGCGCTCAACCCGGTCGTCAAGGTCGGCGTCCAGCTCGCCGAGCCGTACCGGATCCACCGGAAGATGTCAGCCAGGGCCGCACGCGCGGAGGCGATCGAGCTGATGCGGCACGTCGGCATCCCGGAGCCGGAGTCGCGCGCCGACTCGTACCCGCACCAGTTCTCCGGCGGCATGCGGCAGCGCCTGCTGATCGCGATGGCGGTCGCGCTGTCCCCCAAGGTGCTGATCGCGGACGAGCCGACCACCGCGCTCGACGTGACCGTGCAGGCGCAGATCCTGGCGCTGCTCGCCCGGCTGCGCCGCGAGCACGACATGGCCGTCATCCTGATCACCCACGACCTGTCCGTGGTCGCGGAGGAGGCGGACACGGTCGCGGTCATGTACTCCGGCCGGATCGTCGAGACCGGGCCGGTCACCGACGTCTTCGAGGACCCGCGCCACCCGTACACCCGCGGTCTGCTCGAATCCGTGCCGGTCGACGCGGAACGCGGCGCCGACCTGCGCTCGATCCCCGGCTCGCCACCGGACCTGTTCTCCGTCCCGCCGGGCTGCCCGTACCAGGCGCGCTGCCCGCTCGTCATGGACGTCTGCCGGACCGACCGGCCGGCGCTGACCGATCACGGCGGCCGAGCCGTCGCCTGCCACGCCGCCGAGGGGGCACGATGA
- a CDS encoding ABC transporter permease translates to MSATTAPPAAGPDEAAATKPNYVRMLLADPLACVAAIVLLVVAFIAVFGRQLAGPSAVNGDLALSRLAPFGTEHGWQYFLGGDLLGRSLLGRLMVATGTTMSVSVPVVLISLVIGASVGMWAGYHRGWRETVAMRIADVVLSFPSLLMAVVVLYIFSPSIASIIAILAITRIPVYLRTARAESAELQSRIFVDAARTFGTPSGAIIRRHIFPIVLPTLLTVATLDFCYVMLAESSLSFLGIGVQPPDVSWGLMVAQGRDQLRTEWWLSVLPGLAIVITTVSANLLASWVRLATDPGQRWRLTTPRRKRRRAAPVPGPEGA, encoded by the coding sequence ATGAGCGCCACCACGGCTCCGCCGGCGGCCGGCCCGGACGAGGCCGCCGCGACCAAGCCCAACTACGTCCGGATGCTGCTGGCCGACCCGCTGGCGTGCGTCGCCGCGATCGTGCTGCTGGTCGTCGCGTTCATCGCGGTCTTCGGCCGGCAGTTGGCCGGGCCCAGCGCCGTCAACGGCGACCTGGCCCTGTCCCGGCTCGCGCCGTTCGGCACGGAACACGGCTGGCAGTACTTCCTCGGCGGTGACCTGCTCGGCCGCAGCCTGCTCGGCCGGCTGATGGTCGCCACCGGCACCACGATGAGCGTGTCCGTGCCCGTCGTGCTCATCTCGCTGGTGATCGGCGCGTCCGTCGGCATGTGGGCCGGCTACCACCGCGGCTGGCGGGAGACCGTCGCGATGCGGATCGCGGACGTGGTGCTCAGCTTCCCGTCCCTGCTGATGGCCGTGGTCGTGCTCTACATCTTCTCGCCCAGCATCGCCAGCATCATCGCGATCCTCGCCATCACCCGCATCCCGGTCTACCTGCGCACCGCCCGCGCCGAGTCGGCCGAACTGCAGTCGCGGATCTTCGTGGACGCGGCCCGCACGTTCGGCACCCCGAGCGGCGCGATCATCCGCCGGCACATCTTCCCGATCGTGCTGCCCACCCTGCTCACCGTCGCCACGCTCGACTTCTGCTACGTGATGCTGGCCGAGTCGTCGCTGAGCTTCCTCGGCATCGGCGTGCAGCCGCCGGACGTCAGCTGGGGACTGATGGTCGCGCAGGGCCGCGACCAGCTGCGTACCGAATGGTGGTTGTCGGTCCTCCCGGGCCTGGCCATCGTCATCACCACGGTCTCGGCGAACCTCCTGGCCTCCTGGGTACGCCTGGCGACCGACCCGGGCCAGCGCTGGCGCCTGACCACGCCCCGTCGCAAGCGCCGTCGCGCGGCGCCCGTCCCCGGTCCGGAGGGAGCATGA